The Thermoplasmatales archaeon genome window below encodes:
- a CDS encoding preprotein translocase subunit Sec61beta — MNMAKKRSGFQSAAGLVRYFEEEKTGLKIDPRFIVVFSILTVAVVVIVKHLFPV, encoded by the coding sequence CTGAATATGGCAAAGAAAAGGAGCGGCTTCCAGTCTGCTGCTGGCTTGGTGAGATACTTTGAGGAAGAAAAAACTGGTTTAAAAATTGATCCAAGATTCATAGTTGTTTTTTCAATTCTTACCGTTGCTGTTGTTGTGATAGTTAAGCATCTCTTTCCCGTCTAA
- a CDS encoding ATP/GTP-binding protein, with the protein MYVFILGPAGAGKTSIAKSLSGYGILINLDAATPCNADVDIRKWVKVEEIQKNYSLGINGALLKSMEIISNMDEWFVKDKSKIKIVDTPGQLDIFLYHDYGIKIVKKASENDIVSSVFVVDANEVLSIENYLAMLALNAIINLRLSVPSITIINKIDMVDAKRIKKFFDRKYLKNETKKGDAVVSLASGLIDYIEYTSIYSRPIFTSVKTGEGIKELYDAIHEVQCSCGEL; encoded by the coding sequence ATGTATGTTTTCATTCTCGGTCCAGCAGGCGCAGGCAAAACAAGCATAGCAAAAAGCCTTTCTGGATACGGGATTTTAATAAATCTTGATGCCGCAACACCCTGCAATGCGGATGTTGATATAAGGAAATGGGTCAAAGTAGAGGAAATTCAAAAAAATTATTCTCTTGGAATAAACGGGGCTCTTTTAAAGAGTATGGAAATAATAAGCAACATGGATGAATGGTTTGTAAAAGATAAAAGTAAAATTAAAATTGTGGACACACCGGGGCAACTTGATATTTTTCTATATCATGACTATGGAATAAAAATAGTTAAGAAAGCATCTGAAAATGACATTGTTTCATCTGTTTTTGTTGTTGATGCAAATGAAGTTCTTTCAATTGAAAATTATCTTGCAATGCTTGCTTTAAATGCGATTATAAATTTGCGCCTTTCAGTTCCATCAATAACCATCATAAATAAAATTGATATGGTTGATGCCAAGCGAATAAAAAAATTTTTTGATAGAAAATATTTGAAAAATGAGACAAAAAAAGGAGATGCAGTTGTTTCTCTTGCCTCTGGATTGATTGATTATATAGAATATACAAGCATTTATTCCCGTCCAATTTTTACTTCTGTAAAAACTGGAGAAGGAATAAAAGAATTATATGATGCAATTCATGAAGTCCAATGTTCATGCGGCGAGTTATAA